Proteins from a single region of Pseudomonas sp. 10S4:
- a CDS encoding YceK/YidQ family lipoprotein produces MLKRLILLVLIACSSGCAALYHRANYEGCPYIGTRFDWGVLTEDSPRLGFVPFLVIDLPLSAVVDTVFLPFELLSKCER; encoded by the coding sequence GTGCTTAAGAGGCTGATATTGCTGGTCTTGATCGCTTGCTCAAGCGGGTGTGCTGCCTTGTATCATCGAGCAAATTACGAAGGTTGCCCTTACATTGGGACCCGATTTGATTGGGGAGTGTTGACGGAGGACTCGCCGCGCCTGGGTTTTGTGCCTTTTTTAGTGATTGATTTACCGCTTTCTGCTGTTGTGGATACGGTGTTTCTTCCTTTTGAGTTACTAAGCAAATGCGAGCGCTGA